From a single Rutidosis leptorrhynchoides isolate AG116_Rl617_1_P2 chromosome 5, CSIRO_AGI_Rlap_v1, whole genome shotgun sequence genomic region:
- the LOC139847244 gene encoding uncharacterized protein isoform X2 has protein sequence METSTLEGSNVEMFSQKSLIYILVWKTYLLRFCWSFSFKGEHLFSNMKEVDACISSVVSATSQGVKLYLETFSKDIEKNSFSMCWRSFFYRPIGDDMFP, from the exons ATGGAGACATCAACTCTGGAGGGTTCGAATGTTGAAATGTTCTCACAGAAGTCCCTGATATACATATTG GTTTGGAAAACGTATCTTTTGAGGTTCTGTTGGAGCTTCTCTTTTAAAG GTGAACATCTATTTTCAAATATGAAAGAAGTTGATGCCTGCATCAGTTCGGTTGTATCAGCTACTTCGCAAGGTGTAAAACTTTATCTGGAAACCTTTTCAAAA GATATTGAAAAAAATTCGTTTAGCATGTGCTGGCGATCGTTCTTTTATCGACCCATTGGTGACGATATGTTTCCATAG
- the LOC139847244 gene encoding uncharacterized protein isoform X3, with amino-acid sequence METSTLEGSNVEMFSQKSLIYILVWKTYLLRFCWSFSFKGEHLFSNMKEVDACISSVVSATSQGVKLYLETFSKVQHMLQQPPQHQ; translated from the exons ATGGAGACATCAACTCTGGAGGGTTCGAATGTTGAAATGTTCTCACAGAAGTCCCTGATATACATATTG GTTTGGAAAACGTATCTTTTGAGGTTCTGTTGGAGCTTCTCTTTTAAAG GTGAACATCTATTTTCAAATATGAAAGAAGTTGATGCCTGCATCAGTTCGGTTGTATCAGCTACTTCGCAAGGTGTAAAACTTTATCTGGAAACCTTTTCAAAA GTCCAACACATGCTACAGCAGCCACCGCAACACCAATAA
- the LOC139846655 gene encoding trafficking protein particle complex II-specific subunit 120 homolog — MEPDVSIDASSMIRIAVIPIGDIHLHLFRKYAAMLSRHHKIELSTITSFYTEHQKSPFSQQHWDSGSLRFNFIIGGSPPSPWEDFQSNRKIHGVIGICHCPSSPDLDYVIDQFAISCKGYSSSLVKRCFAFSPGDTQLAEGNNKGKNLVLFPPADQRTQEIHLQTMMQDIAASLLMEFEKWVLQAESGGTILKTPLDSQASLSSEEVIKAKKRRLGRAQKTIGDYCLLAGSPVDANAHYSTALELARLTGDYFWYAGALEGGVCALLMDKEVQKDPVIEEEVKYRYNSVIVHYRKSFTQDNSQRVSPLSFELEATLKLARFLCRRELAKDVVELLTAAADGAKSLIDASDRLILYIEIARLYGTLGYHRKAAFFSRQVAQLYLQQESSLASISAMQVLALTTKAYRVQSRASIPKHIVSDDIVPSIADGGKMHHHLVVSLFESQWSTLQMVVLKEILLSAVRAGDPLAAWSAAARLLRSYYPLITPSGQNGLATALNNSAERLPSGTHCADPALPFVRLHSFPLHPSQMDIIKRDPGRDDWWVGSAPSGPFIYTPFSKGDSVDVSKQELVWVVGEPVQVLVELANPCGFDLLVNSIYLSVRSGNFDAFPISVTLPPNSSKVISLSGIPTKVGPVNIAGCHVHCFGVTTEHFFKDVENLLLGAAQGLVISDPFRTCGSGKMKNTTVPNITVVPSLPLLVSHIVGGDGSVILYEGEIRELWISVANAGTVPVEQAHISLSGKNQDSVISVGYDALKSALPLKPGSEVTIPVTLKAWQLGLMDLDTNGSKGMFVNTTRPIKDVSSPMLFIHYAGPAENDKTESVDIVPPGRRLITPLNVCVLQGLSFVKARLLSMEIPAHVGEIADNPSNDDESANKPTDYSKHTDKLVKIDPYRGSWGLRFLELELFNPTDVVFEVSVSVQLESTNIEDNNNNNCSEFDYPKTRIDRDYTARVLIPLEHFKLPVLDGSFLGGGKTVNFSEKNKKAELNASIKNLISKIKVRWVSGRNSSGELHIKDATQAALQTSVMDVLLPDPLTFSFRLVKDPLTTGSVLAHDMTPMEVVVRNNTKDSISMCLNITCRDVAGENCVEGTNSAVLWSGALTGMKVNVPPLEEIKHSFCLYFLVPGEYTLLAAAVIDDPNEILRARARSSSPDEPIFCRGPPYHVRVNGTL, encoded by the exons atggagcctgaCGTCAGCATCGATGCAAGCTCAATGATCCGGATCGCCGTTATCCCAATCGGCGACATCCACCTACACTTGTTCCGTAAATACGCCGCAATGCTTTCACGTCACCATAAGATCGAACTCTCAACTATCACTTCATTCTACACTGAACATCAAAAATCTCCGTTTTCTCAACAACATTGGGATTCAGgtagtttgagattcaacttcatcatCGGTGGATCACCGCCGAGTCCGTGGGAAGATTTTCAATCGAATCGTAAAATTCACGGCGTTATTGGAATCTGTCACTGTCCGTCTTCTCCTGATCTCGATTACGTCATCGATCAGTTTGCGATTTCGTGTAAAGGTTACTCGTCTTCACTTGTCAAAAGGTGTTTTGCGTTTTCGCCTGGTGATACACAG CTGGCAGAAGGTAATAACAAAGGAAAGAATTTGGTTTTGTTTCCTCCTGCTGACCAGCGGACTCAGGAGATTCACTTACAAACAATGATGCAAGACATTGCTGCTTCACTTTTAATGGAATTTGAAAAGTGGGTTCTTCAAGCAGAGTCTGGTGGAACCATTTTAAAGACGCCTCTAGATTCTCAAGCCAGTCTCAGCTCAGAGGAG GTGATCAAAGCGAAAAAAAGGAGGCTTGGCCGAGCGCAGAAAACAATTGGAGATTATTGTTTATTAGCTGGATCACCTGTTGACGCTAATGCTCATTATTCTACTGCTTTGGAACTTGCTAGGCTGACTGGGGATTACTTTTGGTATGCTGGTGCATTAGAAGGTGGTGTCTGTGCTTTGCTG ATGGATAAAGAAGTTCAAAAGGATCCAGTTATAGAGGAGGAGGTCAAGTATCGTTACAATAGTGTCATCGTGCATTACAGGAAGTCATTCACACAAGACAATTCTCAAAG GGTCTCACCCCTCAGCTTTGAACTGGAAGCTACATTGAAATTAGCAAGATTCTTATGCAG ACGAGAACTGGCTAAGGACGTAGTGGAGCTTTTAACTGCTGCTGCAGATGGAGCAAAATCTTTAATCGATGCAAGTGATAGACTGATATTGTACATCGAGATAGCCCGTTTATACGGAACTCTCGGCTACCACCGAAAAGCCGCGTTTTTCTCTCGCCAGGTGGCTCAGTTATATCTACAACAAGAAAGCAGTTTGGCTTCTATTAGTGCCATGCAAGTTTTGGCACTGACTACAAAAGCTTACCGTGTTCAAAGTCGTGCGTCCATTCCCAAACATATTGTTTCTgat GATATTGTGCCATCTATTGCTGATGGTGGCAAGATGCATCATCATTTGGTAGTATCTCTATTTGAGTCACAATGGAGCACCCTACAGATGGTTGTATTAAAGGAGATACTTCTGTCAGCTGTTCGTGCTGGTGATCCTCTTGCTGCTTGGAGTGCAGCAGCGCGTTTATTAAGATCTTATTATCCTTTAATTACACCTTCAGGCCAAAATGGGCTTGCAACTGCACTCAACAATTCTGCTGAGAGGCTTCCTTCTGGAACTCATTGTGCTGATCCTGCCTTACCTTTTGTCAG GTTGCATTCATTTCCTCTACATCCATCACAGATGGACATTATAAAACGGGATCCCGGAAGAGACGATTGGTGGGTCGGATCTGCTCCTTCGGGTCCTTTTATCTATACACCGTTCAGCAAAGGTGACTCAGTCGACGTCAGTAAACAAGAGCTCGTTTGGGTCGTCGGTGAACCAGTTCAAGTTCTAGTAGAATTAGCAAACCCTTGCGGTTTTGACTTACTGGTCAACAGCATATATCTTTCAGTCCGTTCTGGAAATTTTGATGCGTTCCCAATCAGTGTAACCCTTCCACCCAATTCCTCAAAAGTGATAAGTTTATCAGGAATTCCAACTAAAGTGGGTCCCGTTAATATAGCCGGTTGCCATGTTCATTGCTTTGGTGTAACTACTGAACATTTTTTCAAAGATGTTGAAAATTTGCTACTTGGAGCTGCACAAGGGCTTGTTATTTCTGACCCGTTTCGAACATGTGGGTCCGGAAAGATGAAAAACACGACCGTTCCGAATATTACAGTTGTACCCTCGTTGCCATTGTTGGTATCACATATAGTTGGTGGTGATGGTTCTGTTATTTTGTATGAAGGCGAAATACGTGAGCTTTGGATTAGTGTGGCTAATGCTGGTACAGTTCCAGTTGAACAAGCACATATATCTTTATCTGGGAAAAATCAAGATTCTGTTATTTCGGTTGGTTATGATGCATTGAAATCTGCACTTCCTTTAAAGCCTGGTTCTGAAGTTACTATACCAGTTACGTTGAAAGCTTGGCAGCTCGGGTTGATGGATCTTGATACTAATGGTAGCAAGGGCATGTTTGTAAATACAACTAGGCCAATAAAGGATGTTAGCAGCCCAATGTTATTTATCCACTATGCAG GTCCCGCAGAGAACGATAAAACAGAAAGTGTCGATATTGTGCCACCTGGACGCCGCCTGATTACTCCCTTGAACGTATGTGTTTTGCAAGGCTTGTCTTTTGTAAAAGCTCGGTTACTGTCTATGGAAATCCCTGCTCATGTTGGAGAAATTGCTGATAATCCATCAAATGATGATGAATCTGCTAATAAACCTACCGATTACTCAAAACACACAGATAAATTGGTGAAAATTGATCCTTACAGAGGAAGCTGGGGCCTTAGATTTCTCGAACTTGAGTTGTTTAATCCAACCGATGTTGTTTTTGAAGTCAGTGTATCTGTCCAGCTCGAGAGTACAAATATTgaagacaataataataacaattgttCAGAATTCGATTATCCTAAAACAAGAATAGACAGAGATTACACTGCAAGAGTACTGATACCATTAGAGCATTTTAAGTTACCTGTTCTTGATGGTTCTTTTCTTGGCGGGGGTAAAACTGTAAATTTCTCAGAGAAGAACAAGAAAGCTGAACTCAATGCGTCTATAAAGAATCTGATTTCTAAGATTAAGGTTAGGTGGGTATCGGGTCGGAATAGTTCAGGAGAATTGCATATTAAAGATGCCACACAGGCTGCCCTGCAGACATCAGTGATGGACGTTTTATTACCCGATCCTTTGACTTTTAGTTTTAGACTTGTTAAGGATCCTTTGACTACTGGTTCTGTGCTGGCACATGATATGACACCCATGGAAGTTGTCGTTCGGAATAACACAAAGGATTCGATCAGTATGTGTCTTAATATTACTTGTAGAGATGTAGCTGGTGAAAACTGTGTTGAAGGCACCAATTCGGCTGTACTATGGTCCG GTGCTTTAACTGGCATGAAGGTGAATGTACCTCCACTTGAAGAGATTAAACATTCATTCTGTCTGTATTTCCTTGTCCCGGGTGAGTACACACTATTGGCTGCTGCAGTAATAGATGATCCTAATGAAATTCTTAGGGCTCGCGCCCGATCTTCTTCACCTGATGAACCCATTTTTTGCCGAGGCCCACCTTATCATGTTCGCGTAAATGGTACTCTTTAA
- the LOC139847244 gene encoding uncharacterized protein isoform X1 — protein sequence METSTLEGSNVEMFSQKSLIYILVWKTYLLRFCWSFSFKGEHLFSNMKEVDACISSVVSATSQGPTHATAATATPITLTPNKEDTQTTDTGAKQGLFPDDAHQETTEIKRIEST from the exons ATGGAGACATCAACTCTGGAGGGTTCGAATGTTGAAATGTTCTCACAGAAGTCCCTGATATACATATTG GTTTGGAAAACGTATCTTTTGAGGTTCTGTTGGAGCTTCTCTTTTAAAG GTGAACATCTATTTTCAAATATGAAAGAAGTTGATGCCTGCATCAGTTCGGTTGTATCAGCTACTTCGCAAG GTCCAACACATGCTACAGCAGCCACCGCAACACCAATAACATTGACACCAAACAAAGAAGACACACAAACAACAGACACCGGCGCAAAACAAGGGCTATTTCCTGACGATGCACACCAAGAAACAACGGAAATAAAGAGAATAGAATCGACGTAG